A single genomic interval of Haloplanus sp. GDY1 harbors:
- a CDS encoding glycosyltransferase family 2 protein, with protein MKEYLAERMSDTPTVSIVMPTLDIYEYLPKTIPAILEQTFSDFEFLILDGGSTDGTVEYISNLDDSRIRTFKNCGSIVESLNKGVDESRGKYIARADGDSVPEINWLEKCVDFLETNPDYAVVGTQAKRVRPDGSTSTTEMPTNHKEITLTLHWKNPMVHPSVVMKKQAIKKIGAYRERHWEDYDLFIRLANRYKLGNLSEVLITEYIRRDSIVNSTSTIRWFAANLRCSFFAIQTTDHSLIDVLRSGKQIAIPAVYAYFKASG; from the coding sequence ATGAAAGAATATCTAGCTGAAAGGATGTCAGATACACCTACGGTGTCTATCGTAATGCCTACATTAGACATATATGAGTACCTGCCCAAGACGATCCCGGCGATACTAGAGCAGACGTTTTCTGATTTTGAATTTTTAATTTTGGATGGCGGATCGACAGATGGAACGGTTGAATATATATCAAATTTAGACGATTCACGAATTCGAACGTTCAAAAATTGCGGCAGTATTGTAGAATCTCTTAATAAGGGTGTAGATGAATCTAGAGGAAAATATATCGCTCGAGCAGATGGAGACTCAGTTCCAGAAATTAATTGGCTTGAGAAATGCGTAGACTTTCTTGAAACCAATCCGGACTATGCTGTCGTAGGAACACAGGCCAAGCGAGTCAGGCCAGATGGATCGACTTCTACTACCGAGATGCCAACTAATCACAAAGAGATCACATTGACTCTTCACTGGAAGAATCCTATGGTACATCCATCTGTAGTGATGAAAAAACAAGCAATTAAAAAAATAGGTGCATATAGGGAAAGACACTGGGAAGACTATGATTTATTTATTAGATTAGCTAATAGATACAAACTTGGAAATCTTTCGGAAGTTCTAATAACTGAATATATTCGTAGAGATAGTATTGTTAACTCAACGTCAACAATAAGATGGTTTGCTGCTAACCTACGCTGTAGTTTCTTTGCGATTCAAACTACAGACCACTCTCTGATAGATGTTCTACGATCAGGTAAGCAGATCGCAATTCCAGCAGTATATGCATATTTTAAGGCTTCAGGCTAG
- a CDS encoding O-antigen ligase family protein — MSGKNWELTRGCLSHLFYIFIALPIFTTPNMRQMYYIGLIGVFLLSIYTIMIHEYLSISKNFLFMISLYIIFIIYCGFSLTWTSSTEIAIIKFFDLLIVPIALISYPQISVMKKGDINTVLTLIFYISMIVSTLIIYSSALLGDPLTIFNTTHINIGRSIGLGLPIGIYYLSNKHMNSITVVTGLFVILVSLVMIESRGPALAAISSSILVGFYCISTRMGLYRSILSALSILLLMITSWFFGMFTTLSSDIDLGDFSVLVSGKLGSSAELRIEYYYNALDMWANSPLIGSGLSGYFAQYGTFPHNIVLEIGAELGLIGVILFGSFIISGYKSIRAQSRSTLGIVLLAMIVFALVNASVSSSLPGQRLLFFALGLAVSPALFR, encoded by the coding sequence ATGAGTGGAAAAAACTGGGAGCTAACTAGAGGTTGCCTCTCGCATCTATTTTATATATTTATCGCGCTCCCAATATTCACTACTCCAAATATGAGACAGATGTATTATATTGGACTGATCGGTGTCTTCTTACTATCAATATACACAATTATGATTCATGAATATCTATCCATATCTAAAAATTTCCTTTTTATGATTTCCTTATATATTATATTTATTATTTATTGCGGATTTTCACTGACATGGACTTCTTCTACAGAGATAGCAATTATAAAATTTTTCGATTTGCTAATAGTTCCGATCGCTTTAATATCATATCCACAAATATCTGTGATGAAAAAAGGAGACATCAATACTGTACTGACATTGATTTTTTATATTTCGATGATTGTTTCGACCCTCATCATTTATAGTAGTGCTTTGTTGGGAGATCCACTTACTATCTTCAACACAACCCATATTAATATAGGTAGATCAATTGGATTAGGACTACCTATCGGCATATATTATTTATCTAATAAACATATGAATTCAATCACGGTCGTGACTGGATTGTTTGTTATATTAGTATCTTTAGTTATGATTGAATCAAGAGGGCCAGCGTTGGCTGCAATTTCTTCATCGATCCTCGTAGGTTTTTATTGCATTTCAACCCGAATGGGATTATACAGATCAATATTATCTGCTCTCAGTATCCTTCTATTAATGATAACAAGTTGGTTCTTCGGTATGTTCACAACACTTTCGTCGGACATAGACCTAGGGGATTTTTCAGTACTCGTCAGTGGTAAGTTAGGTTCCTCAGCAGAACTTCGTATTGAGTATTATTATAATGCTTTGGATATGTGGGCGAATTCTCCACTCATAGGTAGTGGATTAAGTGGATACTTTGCACAGTATGGTACATTTCCACATAACATAGTTCTCGAAATTGGTGCCGAGCTAGGCTTAATCGGAGTTATACTATTCGGATCATTTATCATATCTGGATATAAGTCAATCCGAGCTCAAAGCAGATCTACGCTAGGAATAGTGCTACTCGCTATGATTGTCTTTGCTTTAGTTAATGCTTCTGTATCATCAAGTCTGCCAGGACAGAGGCTACTCTTTTTTGCTCTTGGGTTGGCAGTATCCCCTGCATTATTCCGATGA
- a CDS encoding flippase, with protein MNRDIFRGIFSVLSGKITILFISLVTTPLIVRLLGPADYGNYSFILSVLSILSILMITSVRTSLRKYLSENIENLEWVTAVFGFFVHLGTILSVIFGGLIVAVVISLRTIGAIESPISEYLLILVLVLFGNQIHGISWSSLMSYNLEHYAEGLNIGKKVIFYSVGIVLLLFGFGVFGLLLAHILAGILTGLFGLLILRNKLDLKQAVFSLSGYSEISIDRMLRYNLTSTVLILLTASLYHTDIILIRGISGSSETGLYKAALQIAQFLWFAPTAIHAVFVHSTSELWADSQVQRITEIASLATRYTLLLSVLLAIGLATLADSLMPIYFGPEFSRSIVPLLVLLPGTVGFAVAKPIYAIGQGNGKLRVLIIATGIASAVNFGLNLILIPRYGILGAAVATSIGYLSMVFLHIMSAQIIGFNPIRDLRFLRIALTSIISGVFIYGLDKLIQGNILSLVIIPPSGFLVFAGLCIITGSVDQTEIQKILRKTYSLK; from the coding sequence GTGAATAGAGATATTTTCAGAGGGATTTTCTCCGTTCTTTCTGGGAAAATTACAATCTTATTCATATCTTTAGTAACAACGCCGCTAATCGTGAGGTTACTCGGGCCTGCAGATTATGGCAATTACTCGTTTATTTTGTCGGTGCTCTCGATCTTAAGTATATTAATGATAACAAGCGTACGAACTAGTCTCCGTAAGTATCTATCCGAGAATATTGAGAATCTTGAGTGGGTTACAGCGGTGTTTGGATTCTTTGTGCATTTAGGAACCATCTTGTCAGTCATTTTTGGAGGCCTCATAGTTGCGGTAGTTATTAGTTTGAGGACAATTGGAGCTATTGAATCACCAATTAGTGAGTATCTCTTAATTCTCGTGTTAGTCTTATTCGGCAATCAAATACATGGAATTTCTTGGAGTTCCTTGATGAGCTATAATCTTGAACATTATGCTGAGGGATTAAATATCGGTAAAAAAGTTATATTCTATTCAGTAGGTATTGTATTATTACTCTTTGGATTCGGCGTCTTTGGTTTGCTCCTTGCTCATATACTTGCTGGTATTCTTACTGGTCTTTTCGGCCTTCTGATATTGCGGAATAAATTAGACCTGAAACAAGCTGTGTTCTCGCTCTCAGGATATTCTGAAATATCTATAGATCGTATGCTACGATATAATCTTACCTCAACTGTATTGATTCTATTGACCGCATCTTTATATCATACAGATATTATCCTCATAAGAGGAATCTCTGGAAGTTCAGAGACCGGACTCTATAAAGCAGCTCTTCAAATCGCTCAATTTCTCTGGTTTGCACCGACAGCAATTCACGCAGTCTTTGTACATTCAACTTCAGAACTTTGGGCAGATAGCCAAGTTCAGAGAATCACCGAGATAGCGTCATTAGCTACTCGTTACACTCTACTCTTGTCCGTATTGCTCGCAATAGGACTTGCAACCTTAGCCGATTCACTGATGCCGATATATTTTGGCCCAGAATTTAGCCGTTCTATCGTCCCGTTACTTGTGTTGTTACCTGGGACTGTTGGCTTTGCAGTTGCAAAGCCGATCTACGCTATTGGACAAGGTAATGGAAAGCTCCGAGTACTTATTATCGCGACCGGGATTGCATCGGCCGTCAACTTCGGACTTAATCTCATTCTTATCCCGAGATATGGAATTCTCGGTGCGGCAGTAGCAACCAGTATTGGCTATCTGTCAATGGTTTTTCTACATATTATGAGTGCTCAGATAATCGGATTTAATCCGATCAGAGACCTCCGATTTCTGCGGATAGCTTTGACATCTATCATCTCGGGTGTCTTTATATATGGTCTCGATAAGTTGATTCAAGGAAATATTCTATCATTAGTTATTATCCCACCGTCTGGATTTCTCGTATTCGCAGGTTTGTGTATAATTACAGGTTCTGTTGATCAAACTGAGATCCAAAAGATTCTCAGAAAAACTTACTCTCTTAAATAA
- a CDS encoding type II toxin-antitoxin system VapC family toxin, with protein MQLITGELGHLYLSEYVFDEVITVTRKWTGSFAVAKRLSGRLRGQDEYPHVLELLYLSPAIFADAIGVFEQDTDQELSFIDVTTVAVANQHRIDQILSFDDDFDGVVQRLDPPSV; from the coding sequence TTGCAACTGATTACGGGGGAATTGGGACATCTATACCTCTCTGAGTATGTGTTCGACGAAGTGATCACGGTGACCCGAAAGTGGACGGGATCGTTCGCCGTAGCCAAGCGATTGAGTGGCCGTCTCCGTGGTCAAGACGAGTATCCTCACGTTTTGGAGTTACTCTATCTGTCACCAGCCATCTTCGCCGACGCGATCGGCGTGTTCGAGCAGGACACCGACCAAGAGTTGAGCTTCATCGACGTAACCACCGTCGCCGTTGCAAATCAACACAGGATTGACCAGATACTGAGTTTCGACGATGATTTCGATGGTGTCGTTCAGCGACTCGATCCGCCTTCAGTTTGA
- the glmU gene encoding bifunctional sugar-1-phosphate nucleotidylyltransferase/acetyltransferase encodes MYGVVLAAGQGTRMRPLTDVQPKPLLPAGGRPLLEHVFDTCLDVVDEFVVVIGYRGADVRAKLGNAYRGTPITYVEQDEPAGTAHAIEQAESVIDERFIVLNGDVLVNSTLPNALADAHGHAIATTPVSDPTAYGVVSVAPDGSLEEIVEKPSDPPTDLANVGCYAFEPAVFEYIDQTEQSERGEFEITETLDRLLNDDHDISVVEYDGQWLDVGRPWELLTANEWILADIQRDIRGKVADGARVEGDVVIEKDATVRDGVVIEGPAVVKSDAEIGPNAYVRGATAIGSGVHAGHGVEVKNSILLSGAAVPHLSYIGDSILGRDVNLGAGTQVANLRHDDKSVQMTVKGERVDTGRRKLGVVLGNGVKTGINVSLNAGVKLGSDVRVEPGATVMRDRGLE; translated from the coding sequence ATGTACGGAGTGGTGCTCGCAGCTGGTCAAGGAACCCGAATGCGGCCGCTGACTGACGTTCAACCGAAACCGCTGCTTCCCGCCGGTGGTCGGCCGCTTCTCGAACACGTCTTCGACACGTGTCTCGATGTCGTCGATGAGTTCGTCGTTGTGATTGGCTATCGGGGGGCCGACGTACGAGCGAAACTGGGGAATGCGTATCGTGGTACGCCAATCACCTACGTTGAGCAGGACGAGCCGGCTGGTACGGCACACGCGATTGAACAAGCAGAGTCTGTGATTGATGAACGGTTTATCGTACTCAACGGCGATGTGCTCGTCAACTCGACACTCCCGAACGCCCTTGCGGACGCTCACGGACACGCGATTGCAACGACGCCTGTTTCGGATCCAACTGCCTACGGAGTCGTATCGGTTGCTCCGGATGGCTCGCTCGAAGAGATCGTCGAAAAGCCGTCCGATCCCCCGACAGATCTCGCGAACGTCGGCTGTTATGCGTTCGAGCCGGCTGTCTTCGAGTATATCGATCAAACGGAACAGAGCGAGCGTGGCGAATTCGAGATTACCGAAACGCTTGATAGACTCCTCAACGACGATCACGACATCTCGGTGGTCGAATACGACGGCCAGTGGCTCGATGTCGGTCGACCCTGGGAACTGCTGACAGCGAATGAGTGGATACTCGCAGACATCCAGCGGGATATTCGCGGGAAGGTTGCGGACGGCGCTCGGGTAGAGGGAGACGTCGTCATTGAGAAGGACGCAACTGTCCGAGACGGAGTCGTTATTGAAGGGCCTGCTGTCGTGAAATCGGACGCTGAAATCGGGCCGAATGCGTACGTGCGTGGGGCAACAGCAATTGGCTCCGGCGTCCACGCCGGGCACGGCGTCGAGGTGAAGAACTCAATTTTGCTCTCGGGCGCGGCGGTCCCACACCTGTCCTACATCGGCGATTCCATACTCGGGCGTGATGTGAATTTGGGTGCCGGCACGCAAGTGGCCAATCTGCGCCACGACGACAAGTCGGTCCAGATGACGGTCAAGGGCGAACGCGTCGACACCGGGCGTCGGAAACTCGGTGTTGTGCTGGGCAACGGCGTGAAAACCGGCATCAACGTGAGTCTGAACGCGGGCGTGAAGCTCGGAAGTGACGTGCGCGTTGAGCCGGGGGCGACAGTAATGCGCGATCGTGGCCTCGAGTAG
- a CDS encoding transposase — protein MNSRPRPRLSSGRTSLNLLGVVTDVGDSYITTVTGRLTSEVSKHFVRLLQQEFGEKLAIVLVNAPYFIERSFKKQAAADGLLLVPTAVFAATDPVRTVWRQLQAKRANRLFRSINELTAYLDEVLPTLVSPRIYEYLC, from the coding sequence GTGAACTCGCGCCCGAGACCGAGACTTTCGAGCGGGCGAACGTCGCTTAATCTCTTGGGTGTGGTCACCGATGTCGGTGACTCCTACATCACCACGGTCACGGGCCGGTTGACTAGCGAAGTCTCCAAGCACTTTGTTCGACTGCTTCAGCAGGAATTCGGTGAGAAGTTAGCGATCGTCTTGGTCAACGCTCCGTACTTCATTGAGCGATCATTCAAGAAGCAGGCTGCTGCCGACGGCCTGCTTCTTGTACCTACCGCTGTATTCGCCGCAACTGACCCCGTTAGAACAGTGTGGCGACAATTACAGGCGAAACGCGCCAACCGCCTATTTCGCTCAATCAACGAACTGACCGCGTATCTCGATGAGGTGCTTCCAACACTTGTCTCGCCAAGAATCTATGAGTATCTCTGCTGA
- a CDS encoding sulfatase, producing the protein MEHPNILCISIDSLRSDFTSFMSDSDENTTPFLNSLSSQSTIYDNTISPSTWTLPVHTSIFTGLFPPEHGVETGEDILGEYPTFAQILSKNGYETKAFYKNGWLATGEILRGFKQVSDSASRSENSERSRKGQFAEAVGEFSPKSEFILKETWDTTTQFLNWKSIFADSLQSDKGGQKTIDRAISATDSINEPFCWFIHLNDAHWKYAPPAPHHTTFSERSDLSLLYNYALWQSRIYGSRTNRLKVAAGDIEPPERQVETFKNLYRGGIRYCDTLIEELVNSLKSRGIWEDTILIVFGDHGDGFGEDGIFGHHFSVHNSVIKVPLLIRDPTGRLENKRISSPTSLIDIYPTVLGFIGESGRSPNAIDLAQDQRDFTYTYYDISNQDYYTEAPKKGIELERLPPAKQYVIYGGKEQKGVQYPDQEKFIKIGNSNDSLESKLNSHTKSLTEVQTREGSLGADVEQQLEDLGYLRE; encoded by the coding sequence ATGGAACACCCAAATATACTCTGTATCTCAATCGACAGTCTCCGGAGTGATTTTACTTCATTTATGTCGGATTCAGATGAGAATACTACACCGTTCCTGAATTCGTTATCATCTCAATCAACAATTTACGATAACACAATATCCCCCTCAACTTGGACTCTCCCTGTGCACACATCTATTTTCACCGGGCTTTTTCCTCCAGAGCACGGGGTGGAGACTGGAGAGGATATACTTGGGGAGTATCCTACATTCGCACAGATTCTTTCTAAGAATGGCTATGAAACAAAAGCATTCTACAAAAACGGGTGGTTAGCCACAGGCGAAATTTTGCGGGGATTCAAACAGGTATCTGATTCCGCTTCCAGATCGGAGAATTCGGAAAGATCACGAAAAGGACAGTTTGCCGAAGCTGTAGGTGAATTCTCCCCCAAATCAGAATTTATTCTCAAAGAGACCTGGGATACAACAACACAGTTCCTAAATTGGAAATCAATATTTGCGGATAGTTTACAATCCGACAAAGGAGGTCAAAAAACAATCGATAGGGCGATATCTGCGACAGATTCAATCAACGAACCGTTCTGCTGGTTCATCCACTTGAATGATGCTCATTGGAAATACGCACCGCCAGCCCCTCATCATACGACGTTTTCTGAACGTAGCGATCTGAGCCTTCTATATAATTATGCGCTCTGGCAAAGTCGTATATATGGTAGTCGTACGAACCGACTGAAAGTAGCAGCAGGTGATATAGAACCCCCTGAACGTCAAGTAGAGACATTCAAGAATCTATATCGAGGCGGAATCCGATATTGCGATACATTAATCGAAGAACTTGTCAATAGTCTAAAATCGAGAGGAATCTGGGAAGATACGATCCTAATTGTATTCGGAGATCATGGCGATGGATTTGGGGAAGATGGAATCTTTGGCCATCACTTTTCAGTCCATAACTCTGTGATCAAAGTCCCCCTATTAATTCGTGATCCGACTGGACGATTAGAGAACAAGAGAATATCATCGCCAACCTCTCTGATAGACATTTATCCTACTGTTCTAGGCTTTATTGGGGAATCCGGACGGTCTCCAAACGCAATCGATTTAGCTCAAGACCAACGTGATTTTACATATACATATTACGATATTTCAAATCAGGATTACTATACGGAAGCTCCAAAAAAAGGTATAGAATTAGAGCGGTTGCCTCCAGCAAAACAGTACGTCATCTATGGGGGAAAAGAACAGAAAGGAGTTCAATATCCTGACCAGGAGAAATTCATCAAAATTGGGAACTCCAATGATTCCTTGGAAAGCAAATTAAATAGCCATACAAAGAGCCTGACCGAGGTTCAAACGAGAGAAGGATCACTCGGCGCCGATGTGGAACAACAACTTGAAGACCTTGGTTATTTAAGAGAGTAA
- a CDS encoding VanZ family protein produces MVHVRVPLVPRSLRWGMVLTVAATILYYSVFTPPGSGVLQTGPFGVLGYGTWLHGLAYAGLAVTLAYAFQGRPWRDRTVLLAVFLLAVGYGAGIELLQSTLATRTADIVDLLVNAAGAAVAAVCWRILTRRVRFYRARRLAALETPLQ; encoded by the coding sequence ATGGTTCACGTTCGCGTCCCGCTCGTGCCGCGGTCGCTCCGGTGGGGAATGGTCCTCACGGTCGCAGCGACGATCCTGTATTACTCCGTCTTTACACCCCCGGGAAGCGGCGTGCTCCAGACCGGCCCGTTCGGCGTGCTCGGATACGGGACGTGGCTCCACGGACTCGCCTACGCCGGACTCGCGGTCACGCTCGCGTACGCCTTCCAGGGGCGTCCGTGGCGTGATCGAACTGTCTTGCTTGCGGTGTTTCTGCTCGCTGTCGGATACGGTGCAGGAATCGAGCTGTTGCAGTCGACGCTTGCAACGCGAACCGCCGACATCGTTGACTTGCTCGTGAACGCAGCTGGGGCGGCGGTCGCCGCCGTCTGCTGGCGGATCCTGACGCGACGGGTCCGATTCTACCGTGCGCGACGACTAGCGGCTCTCGAGACGCCGCTGCAGTGA